A genomic stretch from Petrimonas mucosa includes:
- a CDS encoding sugar phosphate isomerase/epimerase family protein — MPRLVTLYSLQWGDLSLEEVCIKAKGFGYDGIELGLPTHLDVHQTDPLYYKGIKELLEKHGLQLRTISTHLVGQAVCDKIDERHKEILPDYIWGDGDPEGVRQRAAKELVLTARAAKELRVDTVVGFTGSPIWHLLYSFPPVSQSTIDEGYRDFARRFTPILEKFKEMGVRFALEVHPTEIAFDTFSARKALEAIEYHPAFGFNYDPSHLGYQGVDYVDFIYQFHDRIFHVHMKDVYWSDMPKQVGVFGGHVPFGDPRRYWNFRSLGRGKINFEEIIRALNAIDYQGPLSIEWEDSAMDREHGARESCEFTKRLDFQLSGHAFDAFFGK; from the coding sequence ATGCCACGATTAGTAACTCTCTATTCCCTGCAATGGGGCGATCTATCACTGGAAGAAGTTTGCATTAAGGCTAAGGGATTCGGTTACGACGGTATTGAGTTGGGATTGCCCACCCATCTCGATGTCCATCAAACCGATCCCCTCTACTACAAAGGAATCAAAGAGCTTCTAGAGAAACACGGACTGCAGTTGCGTACCATCTCCACCCATCTGGTGGGACAAGCCGTCTGCGACAAGATCGACGAGCGTCACAAAGAGATCCTTCCCGACTATATCTGGGGCGACGGTGATCCGGAAGGGGTTCGCCAGCGTGCCGCCAAGGAGCTGGTTCTCACCGCACGGGCGGCAAAGGAGTTGAGAGTGGATACCGTGGTAGGATTCACCGGAAGCCCGATATGGCACCTGCTCTACTCATTTCCGCCGGTATCCCAATCGACCATCGATGAAGGATACCGCGATTTTGCCCGCCGCTTTACTCCCATCCTGGAAAAATTCAAAGAAATGGGTGTGCGTTTCGCTCTGGAGGTACACCCCACCGAGATTGCATTCGACACCTTCTCTGCCCGAAAGGCACTGGAAGCCATTGAATACCACCCTGCTTTCGGATTCAACTACGACCCCAGCCACCTGGGTTACCAGGGGGTGGATTATGTCGATTTCATCTACCAGTTTCACGACCGGATCTTTCACGTTCACATGAAGGATGTATACTGGAGCGACATGCCCAAACAGGTTGGCGTCTTCGGGGGCCACGTCCCGTTCGGTGATCCTCGCCGGTACTGGAACTTCCGCAGTCTGGGCCGCGGCAAGATCAATTTCGAGGAGATTATCCGGGCCCTCAATGCGATCGATTATCAGGGACCTCTATCGATAGAGTGGGAAGATAGCGCCATGGATCGCGAGCATGGTGCCCGCGAATCGTGCGAATTTACCAAGCGATTGGATTTCCAACTGTCGGGTCATGCGTTTGACGCTTTTTTTGGCAAATAA
- a CDS encoding IS5 family transposase: MLGKLPEKGQRDLFRPMLKDFIDMGHELVLLADKIDWSYFEEEFTPLYSQRGAPSVPIRLMVGCLLLKHLYNLGDERIPEYWVRDVYFQYFCGCEFFEHEFPFDPSDFVHFRNRVGEEGIGKIFAYSVQLHGKKLPGQTGFVLSDTTVQENNTTFPTDAKLCKKVIDKCNAIAGSEGIMQRQRYTRESKQLLRDTYNGKHPKRKKRADKAKRRLKTIANIQLRELERKMTEEQKKRYEQTLSLCKRAVNQQKNDKDKIYSLHKPFTRCIAKGKAHKQYEFGNKVGMITTGRKGRKIITAVKAFLGNPYDGDTIEPLLEQMEENKLKLPKELIYDRGGKGRKQIKDVSIITPGKPKVKDTPCQKRQKRNKCRARAAIEPIFGHLKKDFRMEQNYLWAEKGIQINAYLAATAWNLKKMMEKLKEKFLYFIFRWFFHQDKIYFSA; the protein is encoded by the coding sequence ATGTTAGGGAAATTACCGGAAAAAGGACAACGCGATTTGTTTCGCCCGATGCTGAAAGATTTCATCGATATGGGGCATGAACTCGTTCTTTTGGCAGACAAGATCGATTGGTCATATTTTGAGGAAGAATTTACACCTTTGTATTCACAACGAGGTGCGCCAAGCGTTCCCATCCGTTTGATGGTCGGCTGCCTGCTTTTGAAGCACCTGTACAATCTTGGCGATGAGCGTATTCCCGAGTATTGGGTTCGGGATGTTTATTTCCAGTACTTTTGTGGATGCGAGTTCTTCGAACATGAGTTTCCTTTTGATCCGAGCGATTTTGTCCATTTCCGTAACCGTGTGGGAGAAGAAGGGATAGGAAAAATATTCGCTTACAGCGTACAACTTCACGGTAAAAAACTGCCGGGACAAACCGGGTTTGTTCTTTCGGACACTACTGTTCAAGAAAACAACACCACCTTTCCTACCGATGCCAAGCTTTGCAAAAAGGTTATCGACAAGTGCAATGCCATTGCAGGGAGTGAAGGCATCATGCAACGTCAGCGGTACACCCGTGAAAGTAAACAACTGCTGCGAGACACTTACAACGGCAAGCATCCCAAACGTAAGAAACGGGCAGACAAAGCCAAACGTCGCTTGAAAACGATCGCCAATATCCAACTTCGGGAACTTGAACGTAAAATGACAGAGGAACAAAAGAAACGATACGAACAGACGCTTTCACTCTGCAAGCGTGCAGTGAATCAACAGAAAAACGACAAGGATAAAATCTACAGTCTGCATAAACCCTTTACCCGCTGTATTGCCAAGGGAAAGGCACACAAGCAGTATGAGTTCGGCAATAAAGTGGGGATGATCACCACGGGCAGAAAAGGGCGGAAAATCATCACGGCGGTAAAAGCATTTTTGGGAAACCCATACGACGGCGACACCATAGAACCGTTACTCGAACAGATGGAAGAGAATAAGTTGAAACTACCCAAAGAACTCATTTATGACCGTGGCGGGAAAGGACGAAAGCAGATAAAAGACGTAAGCATTATTACACCGGGCAAGCCCAAAGTCAAAGACACCCCTTGTCAAAAACGGCAGAAACGGAACAAATGCAGAGCCAGAGCGGCAATTGAACCTATTTTCGGACATCTTAAAAAGGATTTCCGTATGGAACAGAATTACTTGTGGGCTGAAAAAGGCATACAAATCAACGCATACCTGGCAGCTACGGCTTGGAACTTGAAGAAAATGATGGAAAAGTTGAAAGAAAAATTTTTATATTTTATTTTCCGATGGTTTTTCCACCAAGATAAAATATATTTTTCAGCTTAA